The candidate division KSB1 bacterium genome window below encodes:
- a CDS encoding DapH/DapD/GlmU-related protein — MQNFIHPTAKIAPGASLGANCYIDANVMIGPDSRLGHGVIIHPDTVIGAGVRIDDHTVIGKLPMRAAASAITKEETLPGCVIGDRCIVGTFVVIYRGCVIEQNVLVADLASVRENVRIGEYTIVGRGVTVENKVTIGKRCKLETEAYITALSEIGDYCFIAPEVTFTNDNFLGRTKDRFKYHKGVTMKKGARIGANVTVLPGINIEEEALVAAGSVVTRDVPARKIVLGNPARVWRDVPPEQLLENQ; from the coding sequence TTGCAGAACTTCATTCATCCCACCGCTAAAATTGCGCCGGGCGCGAGCCTCGGCGCCAATTGTTATATCGACGCCAACGTGATGATCGGGCCGGATAGCCGCCTCGGCCACGGCGTCATCATCCATCCCGACACCGTCATCGGCGCCGGCGTTCGCATCGATGATCACACGGTCATCGGCAAGCTGCCGATGCGCGCAGCAGCCAGCGCCATCACCAAGGAAGAAACTTTGCCCGGCTGCGTCATCGGCGACCGCTGCATCGTTGGAACTTTTGTGGTGATCTATCGCGGCTGCGTGATCGAGCAAAATGTGCTGGTGGCTGACCTGGCGTCGGTTCGCGAAAACGTCCGCATCGGCGAATACACCATCGTCGGCCGCGGCGTCACCGTCGAAAATAAAGTCACGATCGGCAAACGCTGCAAATTGGAAACGGAAGCTTACATCACCGCGTTGTCCGAAATCGGTGATTACTGTTTCATTGCGCCGGAAGTGACGTTTACGAACGACAATTTTCTCGGGCGCACCAAGGATCGCTTCAAATATCACAAAGGCGTCACGATGAAAAAGGGCGCGCGGATCGGCGCCAATGTCACGGTGCTGCCCGGCATCAACATCGAAGAAGAGGCGCTGGTCGCGGCCGGCTCGGTGGTAACGCGCGACGTGCCGGCCCGAAAAATCGTTCTCGGCAATCCGGCGCGAGTTTGGCGCGATGTCCCGCCGGAACAACTTTTGGAAAACCAGTGA
- the wecB gene encoding UDP-N-acetylglucosamine 2-epimerase (non-hydrolyzing) has translation MLRLVTVVGARPQFIKAAVVSHEIAQQPDLREILVHTGQHYDDDMSAVFFKELGLKKPRYHLGVGSKPHGEQTAEILARLEPILLKEKPNAVIVYGDTNSTLAGALCASKLHIPLAHVEAGLRSWNRNMPEEINRVVADHVSDFLFCPTATAVKNLAAEGVHRGVYNVGDVMLDAALIFEKILSAAHVARWSLPAKEYFLITIHRAENTDNVERLQDLLQLLLELRAPAIFPMHPRVKNLLTANRKLRPLRLRLAAQPNLHLTPPVSYFEMLALEKNARAIITDSGGVQKEAFFFGVPCLTLRNETEWVETLDGGFNTLVGANRKKFLSAIARLEKMPSRVRGRKSSRLKGLQLFGGGKASQRIVRILRRALQKNHAGNE, from the coding sequence ATGCTTCGCCTCGTCACGGTTGTCGGCGCGCGTCCGCAGTTTATCAAAGCCGCCGTCGTCTCGCACGAAATCGCCCAACAGCCCGATCTCCGAGAAATTTTGGTGCACACCGGGCAGCATTACGATGACGACATGTCGGCGGTTTTCTTCAAAGAACTGGGCTTGAAAAAACCGCGGTATCATCTCGGCGTCGGCTCGAAGCCGCATGGCGAACAAACCGCGGAAATTCTCGCCAGGCTCGAGCCGATTTTGCTCAAAGAAAAACCAAACGCGGTGATCGTTTACGGCGATACAAATTCCACGCTCGCCGGCGCGTTGTGCGCCAGCAAATTGCATATTCCACTTGCCCACGTCGAAGCCGGCTTGCGAAGCTGGAATCGCAACATGCCGGAGGAAATCAACCGCGTCGTCGCCGATCATGTTTCCGATTTTTTATTTTGCCCGACTGCAACTGCGGTGAAAAATCTTGCCGCTGAGGGCGTTCATCGCGGCGTCTACAATGTCGGCGACGTGATGCTCGATGCGGCGTTGATTTTTGAAAAAATCCTGTCGGCTGCGCATGTGGCGCGTTGGAGCTTGCCCGCCAAAGAATATTTTTTGATCACGATTCACCGCGCTGAAAACACCGATAACGTCGAGCGCCTTCAAGACCTTTTGCAGCTTTTGCTCGAGCTCCGCGCCCCGGCGATTTTTCCCATGCATCCGCGCGTCAAAAATTTGCTCACGGCGAATCGAAAACTGCGGCCGCTGCGCTTGCGTTTGGCAGCGCAGCCGAACTTGCATCTCACGCCGCCGGTTTCTTATTTCGAAATGCTCGCGCTGGAAAAAAACGCCCGCGCCATCATCACCGATTCCGGCGGCGTTCAGAAAGAAGCCTTTTTCTTTGGCGTGCCGTGCCTCACCTTGCGCAACGAAACCGAATGGGTTGAGACCCTCGACGGCGGCTTCAACACCCTGGTTGGCGCCAACAGGAAAAAATTTTTGTCGGCAATAGCCAGGCTCGAAAAAATGCCATCGCGAGTTCGTGGCCGGAAATCGTCGCGGCTGAAAGGCCTTCAGCTTTTTGGCGGCGGCAAAGCCAGCCAGCGTATCGTGCGAATCCTGCGGCGAGCGCTGCAAAAAAATCACGCCGGAAACGAATGA